In the genome of Cygnus olor isolate bCygOlo1 chromosome Z, bCygOlo1.pri.v2, whole genome shotgun sequence, one region contains:
- the ANKRA2 gene encoding ankyrin repeat family A protein 2, with product MASSASLDAGAQLIVEECTASYSLPPMPDIKVERQLDSSTEEGQTQSVTMGMKFILPNRFDMNVCSRFVKSLNEEDSKNIQDQVNSDLEVASVLFKAECNIHTSPSPGIQVRHVYTPSTTKHFSPIKQSTTLTNKHRGNEVSTTPLLVNSLSVHQLAAQGEMLYLATRIEQENVINHKDEEGFTPLMWAAAHGQIAVVEFLLQNGADPQILGKGRESALSLACSKGYTDIVKMLLDCGVDVNEYDWNGGTPLLYAVHGNHVKCVKILLESGADPTIETDAGYNSMDLAVALGYRSVQQVIESHLLRLLQSIKE from the exons ATGGCGTCCTCAGCGAGCTTAGACGCTGGGGCGCAGCTGATTGTGGAGGAATGCACCGCTAGCTACAGCCTCCCCCCCATGCCGGACATCAAGGTGGAGCGTCAGCTGGACTCCAGCACGGAGGAAGGTCAAACGCAGAGCGTCACCATGGGCATGAAGTTCATTTTGCCCAATAGATTTGATATGAACGTCTGCTCGCGGTTTGTGAAGTCTCTGAATGAGGAGGacagtaaaaatattcaagatCAAGTTAACTCCGACCTCGAAGTGGCATCTGTCCTATTTAAAG CTGAATGCAACATCCATACTTCTCCTTCCCCTGGTATCCAAGTAAGGCACGTTTATACTCCATCAACTACAAAGCATTTCTCACCAATAAAACAATCAACTACCCTAACTAACAAACATAGGGGAAATGAAGTGTCTACAACACCTCTGCTTGTAAACT CTTTATCAGTTCACCagctggctgctcagggagaAATGTTGTATCTGGCCACGCGTATTGAACAAG aaaacgTAATCAATCATAAGGATGAAGAAGGATTTACCCCTCTGATGTGGGCCGCAGCTCATGGGCAGATAGCAGTAGTGGAATTTCTCCTCCAGAAC GGTGCAGATCCTCAGATTTTGGGGAAAGGGCGAGAAAGTGCCCTCTCACTGGCTTGCAGTAAAGGATACACAGATATTGTGAAAATGCTGCTTGACTGTGGAGTTGATGTCAATGAATATGACTGG aatgGAGGAACACCTCTGCTATATGCAGTGCATGGGAATCATGTGAAATGTGTAAAAATTCTTCTTG AAAGTGGTGCTGATCCAACTATTGAAACAGATGCTGGTTATAATTCCATGGATTTGGCTGTAGCCTTGGGCTATCGCAGTG TTCAACAGGTTATTGAGTCACATTTATTACGGCTACTTCAGAGTATCAAGGAATAA
- the UTP15 gene encoding U3 small nucleolar RNA-associated protein 15 homolog produces the protein MASYKPVVVPAVPKLGEKVTQDTLYWRGYKTPVQIKEFGAVNKIDFSPVPPYNYAVTASSRIHIYGRYSQEPIKTFSRFKDAAYCATYRDDGKLLVAGSEEGSIRLFDISGRAPLRQFDGHTKAVHVVGFLSDKYRIFSGGDDYSSNLWDIPSATEIVTYTEHTDYVRCGCASKLNGDVFITGSYDHTVKVFDARTKSSVMTIEHGHPVESVLLFPSGGLLVSAGGRYVKVWDVLKGGQLLVSLKNHHKTVTCLCLNSSGQRLLSGSLDRHVKIYSTTSYKVVHSFNYATSILSLALSPEDETIVVGMTNGVLNVKHRKPEESKEKSQKKRQPAYRTYVKGRNYMPKQEDFFVSKPAKCVLRKYDKLLKGFQSSKALDAVLEPHIRLYTPEVTVAVMQELNRRGTLRSALAGRDEKQISLLLTFVTRRVIEPRFTPILVTVADMITDIYQPVLGQSAVVDKQFLRLQEAIGREIDYQEELLEVLGMMDALFATLTKKKATYLEENKSNGLTNTPDQDMCN, from the exons ATGGCGTCCTACAAGCCCGTGGTGGTGCCGGCGGTGCCCAAGCTCGGGGAGAAGGTGACGCAGGACACGCTGTACTGGCGGGGGTACAAG ACGCCTGTTCAGATAAAGGAATTTGGTGCAGTAAATAAAATCGACTTCTCCCCAGTTCCTCCATATAACTATGCTGTTACAGCCTCCTCAAGG aTCCATATTTACGGTCGTTATTCTCAGGAACCGATCAAAACGTTTTCTCGCTTCAAAGATGCTGCCTATTGTGCCACATACAGGGATGATGGCAAACTGCTTGTTGCTGGCAGCGAGGAAGGTAGCATTCGTCTCTTTGACATTAGTGGAAGAGCACCCCTGAGGCAATTTGATGGTCATACTAA AGCTGTTCATGTGGTGGGCTTCCTCTCTGATAAATACCGAATATTTTCTGGTGGTGATGATTATTCATCAAATTTGTGGGATATTCCAAGTGCTACAGAAATTGTGACATACACTGAACATACAGACTATGTGAGATGTGGCTGTGCAAGTAAATTGAATGGAGATGTCTTTATAACag GTTCCTATGATCACACTGTGAAAGTGTTTGATGCAAGAACAAAAAGTAGTGTCATGACAATAGAACATGGCCACCCAGTGGAGAGTgtgcttcttttcccttcaggaGGACTATTAGTGTCTGCAG GAGGACGTTATGTCAAAGTCTGGGATGTATTGAAAGGCGGACAATTACTAGTTTCACTTAAAAATCATCATAAAACTGTAACTTGTTTATGCCTGAACAGCTCTGGACAAAGGTTATTATCAGGATCCCTGGACAG GCACGTGAAGATTTACAGTACAACTTCCTACAAAGTAGTCCACAGCTTTAACTACGCAACATCTATCCTCAGTCTTGCATTGTCA CCTGAAGATGAAACTATAGTTGTAGGCATGACCAATGGGGTGCTAAAtgttaaacacagaaaacctgaagaaagcaaagaaaagtcTCAAAAGAAGAGACAACCAGCATATAGAACCTatgtgaaaggaagaaattacatGCCAAAACAG GAGGATTTCTTTGTCAGTAAGCCTGCAAAGTGTGTTTTGAGGAAATACGACAAGCTACTGAAGGGCTTTCAGTCATCCAAGGCCCTTGATGCAGTATTGGAG CCACACATCAGGCTTTATACCCCTGAAGTTACGGTTGCAGTTATGCAGGAACTAAACCGCAGAGGAACACTAAGGAGCGCGCTTGCAGGCCGAGACGAGAAGCAAATTAGTCTCCTCCTTACCTTTGTGACAAG GCGTGTAATTGAACCTAGATTTACTCCAATACTGGTAACTGTCGCAGATATGATCACTG ATATTTATCAGCCTGTGCTTGGACAGTCAGCAGTTGTAGATAAACAATTCTTGAGGCTTCAGGAAGCCATAGGAAGAGAGATTGACTATCAAGAGGAACTACTAGAAGTTTTAGGAATGATGGATGCACTATTTGCTACTTTGACTAAGAAAAAAGCTACGTATCTAGAAGAGAACAAAAGTAATGGTCTTACAAATACTCCGGATCAAGATATGTGTAACTAA